In Acinonyx jubatus isolate Ajub_Pintada_27869175 chromosome B3, VMU_Ajub_asm_v1.0, whole genome shotgun sequence, a genomic segment contains:
- the EXOC3L4 gene encoding exocyst complex component 3-like protein 4 isoform X1, with the protein MSLSPTVTSWPEPHSPEESDKLQTPEQDTQQASSGDVPSTHREDTRPGLGTLRRAFSRASRRALGQAPGEDTGLLRRSSHFLRSLRRPRDDGPAAAPGGARGPEGPSGVTDGGSRPSTTGVGPEEPGQEEGKSVADLITERQLLAAFEQLRQLETRLLAQKASGTFEQDPTGFARRAMDVCLLYDGLEAEIRAIVRETLGPGGVDAAALAELARVVRAEEEAHPVPPADGDFLLTPRRWRRHWEDAVTRSAQERVRQAGAGDAAGAAEGASGLARLLAELGGSVRRDLRQVRLQVQPAYSAAGLPAWEAYLRAFHGAVAQRLQELARDARGCEQLYVLLDWTANVYGSPDFLGAPDLTLSTEPLPPLLTPSVWARLESDYTSFLETKITSCFDSILQLEQSRWVAAEAPDVLQGLYHTPLSIDIHMLVAEHVKAAGAISAELEATTLRICARALGLFLPRFEKAFLQSEAVSEPHLGASINACEELRTSLLARFPGTFEELEKPLVAAVCVFQKRLLQGLQYDVQPLFRVLCTKAWLTHDVLQPLMDKVVAFAHHLEHVAPLRAQETLQEAHRYVVREYLAQVLRPRERFRGVDRVTGSQKMGLDAQAIGNTFQGLGSEATWLGQAIPCVADILGETYKDDIGRHLETLIGSYPDIRRDHVLAILALRRLGRRRNQRLLQHAQSLLRAAAKAEGSGAAGGRVLFEEIQVPTSVDLLITCIKCSGSRRGRASGGGPH; encoded by the exons ATGTCGTTATCACCGACAGTGACCTCCTGGCCAGAACCACACAGCCCTGAGGAGTCTGATAAGCTGCAGACCCCAGAGCAGGACACTCAGCAGGCAAGCAGTGGGGACGTGCCCAGCACCCACCGTGAGGACACTCGGCCCGGCCTGGGCACCCTTCGGCGGGCCTTCTCCAGGGCAAGCCGGCGGGCCTTGGGCCAGGCCCCCGGGGAGGACACTGGCCTGCTCCGACGCAGCTCCCACTTCCTGCGATCCTTACGGCGCCCCCGGGATGATGGCCCGGCTGCTGCACCAGGGGGGGCCCGCGGCCCAGAGGGGCCCTCAGGCGTCACGGATGGTGGCAGCCGGCCGTCAACcactggggtggggcctgaggaaCCAGGACAGGAGGAAG GCAAATCTGTGGCGGACCTCATCACGGAGCGGCAGCTGCTGGCGGCCTTCGAGCAGCTGCGGCAGCTGGAGACGCGGCTCCTGGCGCAGAAAGCCTCGGGCACCTTCGAGCAGGACCCCACCGGCTTCGCGCGGCGCGCCATGGACGTGTGCCTGCTCTACGACGGGCTGGAGGCGGAGATCCGCGCCATCGTGCGCGAGACGCTGGGCCCGGGCGGCGTGGACGCGGCCGCGCTCGCCGAGCTGGCCCGCGTGGTGCGCGCCGAGGAGGAGGCCCACCCGGTGCCCCCCGCCGACGGCGACTTCCTGCTCACGCCGCGCCGCTGGCGGCGGCACTGGGAGGACGCGGTGACGCGGAGCGCGCAGGAGCGCGTGCGGCAGGCGGGCGCTGGGGACGCCGCGGGGGCGGCCGAGGGCGCGTCGGGCCTGGCCCGGCTTCTGGCCGAGCTCGGCGGCTCGGTTCGCCGCGACCTGCGCCAGGTGCGGCTGCAGGTGCAGCCCGCCTACTCGGCCGCCGGCCTCCCGGCGTGGGAGGCCTACCTGCGCGCCTTCCACGGCGCGGTGGCCCAGCGCCTCCAGGAGCTCGCGCGCGACGCCCGGGGCTGCGAGCAGCTCTACGTCCTGCTGGACTGGACCGCCAATGTCTACGGCAG TCCTGACTTCCTCGGTGCCCCGGACCTGACTCTGTCCACGGAGCCGCTGCCCCCACTCCTGACACCCAGTGTGTGGGCGCGCCTGGAGAGCGACTACACCAGCTTCCTAGAG ACCAAGATCACAAGCTGCTTCGACAGCATCCTGCAGCTGGAACAGAGCCGCTGGGTGGCCGCTGAGGCCCCCGATGTGCTCCAGGGCCTCTACCACACGCCTCTGTCCATCGACATCCACATG CTCGTGGCTGAGCATGTGAAGGCGGCTGGTGCCATCTCTGCAGAACTGGAGGCCACCACGCTGCGCATCTGCGCGCGGGCACTCGGCCTCTTTCTGCCCAG GTTTGAAAAGGCTTTTCTACAGTCGGAGGCGGTGAGCGAACCTCATCTGGGCGCCAGCATCAACGCCTGCGAGGAGCTCAG GACCAGTCTTCTGGCCAGGTTCCCAGGAACCTTCGAAGAGCTGGAGAAACCTCTAGTGGCTGCCGTCTGTGTCTTCCAAAAGCGGCTGCTCCAAGGCTTGCAGTATGATGTGCAA ccgcTTTTCAGGGTCCTGTGTACCAAGGCCTGGCTGACACACGACGTGCTGCAGCCCCTCATGGACAAAGTGGTGGCCTTCGCCCATCACCTGGAGCACGTGGCCCCACTGCGGGCACAG GAGACTCTGCAGGAGGCACACCGATACGTGGTCCGTGAATATCTGGCACAGGTGCTGAGGCCTCGTGAGCGGTTCCGCGGTGTCGATCGCGTGACTGGCTCCCAGAAGATGGGCCTCGACGCCCAGGCCATTGGCAACACCTTCCAGGGCTTG GGCTCAGAGGCCACGTGGCTGGGCCAGGCTATCCCATGCGTCGCTGACATTCTCGGCGAGACTTACAAGGACGACATCGGGCGGCACCTGGAGACACTCATCGGGAGCTACCCAGACATCAG GCGGGACCACGTGCTGGCCATTCTGGCGCTGCGCAGACTGGGCCGCCGTCGGAACCAGCGCCTCTTGCAGCAtgcccagagcctgctgaggGCTGCGGCCAAGGCAGAGGGCTCCGGGGCTGCTGGCGGCCGTGTGCTCTTCGAAGAGATCCAAGTGCCTACCTCCGTGGACCTGCTGATCACCTGCATCAAATGCTCCGGGTCTCGGAGGGGGCGGGCCTCAGGTGGGGGGCCGCATTAA
- the EXOC3L4 gene encoding exocyst complex component 3-like protein 4 isoform X2, with protein sequence MSLSPTVTSWPEPHSPEESDKLQTPEQDTQQASSGDVPSTHREDTRPGLGTLRRAFSRASRRALGQAPGEDTGLLRRSSHFLRSLRRPRDDGPAAAPGGARGPEGPSGVTDGGSRPSTTGVGPEEPGQEEGKSVADLITERQLLAAFEQLRQLETRLLAQKASGTFEQDPTGFARRAMDVCLLYDGLEAEIRAIVRETLGPGGVDAAALAELARVVRAEEEAHPVPPADGDFLLTPRRWRRHWEDAVTRSAQERVRQAGAGDAAGAAEGASGLARLLAELGGSVRRDLRQVRLQVQPAYSAAGLPAWEAYLRAFHGAVAQRLQELARDARGCEQLYVLLDWTANVYGSPDFLGAPDLTLSTEPLPPLLTPSVWARLESDYTSFLETKITSCFDSILQLEQSRWVAAEAPDVLQGLYHTPLSIDIHMLVAEHVKAAGAISAELEATTLRICARALGLFLPRFEKAFLQSEAVSEPHLGASINACEELRTSLLARFPGTFEELEKPLVAAVCVFQKRLLQGLQYDVQPLFRVLCTKAWLTHDVLQPLMDKVVAFAHHLEHVAPLRAQGSEATWLGQAIPCVADILGETYKDDIGRHLETLIGSYPDIRRDHVLAILALRRLGRRRNQRLLQHAQSLLRAAAKAEGSGAAGGRVLFEEIQVPTSVDLLITCIKCSGSRRGRASGGGPH encoded by the exons ATGTCGTTATCACCGACAGTGACCTCCTGGCCAGAACCACACAGCCCTGAGGAGTCTGATAAGCTGCAGACCCCAGAGCAGGACACTCAGCAGGCAAGCAGTGGGGACGTGCCCAGCACCCACCGTGAGGACACTCGGCCCGGCCTGGGCACCCTTCGGCGGGCCTTCTCCAGGGCAAGCCGGCGGGCCTTGGGCCAGGCCCCCGGGGAGGACACTGGCCTGCTCCGACGCAGCTCCCACTTCCTGCGATCCTTACGGCGCCCCCGGGATGATGGCCCGGCTGCTGCACCAGGGGGGGCCCGCGGCCCAGAGGGGCCCTCAGGCGTCACGGATGGTGGCAGCCGGCCGTCAACcactggggtggggcctgaggaaCCAGGACAGGAGGAAG GCAAATCTGTGGCGGACCTCATCACGGAGCGGCAGCTGCTGGCGGCCTTCGAGCAGCTGCGGCAGCTGGAGACGCGGCTCCTGGCGCAGAAAGCCTCGGGCACCTTCGAGCAGGACCCCACCGGCTTCGCGCGGCGCGCCATGGACGTGTGCCTGCTCTACGACGGGCTGGAGGCGGAGATCCGCGCCATCGTGCGCGAGACGCTGGGCCCGGGCGGCGTGGACGCGGCCGCGCTCGCCGAGCTGGCCCGCGTGGTGCGCGCCGAGGAGGAGGCCCACCCGGTGCCCCCCGCCGACGGCGACTTCCTGCTCACGCCGCGCCGCTGGCGGCGGCACTGGGAGGACGCGGTGACGCGGAGCGCGCAGGAGCGCGTGCGGCAGGCGGGCGCTGGGGACGCCGCGGGGGCGGCCGAGGGCGCGTCGGGCCTGGCCCGGCTTCTGGCCGAGCTCGGCGGCTCGGTTCGCCGCGACCTGCGCCAGGTGCGGCTGCAGGTGCAGCCCGCCTACTCGGCCGCCGGCCTCCCGGCGTGGGAGGCCTACCTGCGCGCCTTCCACGGCGCGGTGGCCCAGCGCCTCCAGGAGCTCGCGCGCGACGCCCGGGGCTGCGAGCAGCTCTACGTCCTGCTGGACTGGACCGCCAATGTCTACGGCAG TCCTGACTTCCTCGGTGCCCCGGACCTGACTCTGTCCACGGAGCCGCTGCCCCCACTCCTGACACCCAGTGTGTGGGCGCGCCTGGAGAGCGACTACACCAGCTTCCTAGAG ACCAAGATCACAAGCTGCTTCGACAGCATCCTGCAGCTGGAACAGAGCCGCTGGGTGGCCGCTGAGGCCCCCGATGTGCTCCAGGGCCTCTACCACACGCCTCTGTCCATCGACATCCACATG CTCGTGGCTGAGCATGTGAAGGCGGCTGGTGCCATCTCTGCAGAACTGGAGGCCACCACGCTGCGCATCTGCGCGCGGGCACTCGGCCTCTTTCTGCCCAG GTTTGAAAAGGCTTTTCTACAGTCGGAGGCGGTGAGCGAACCTCATCTGGGCGCCAGCATCAACGCCTGCGAGGAGCTCAG GACCAGTCTTCTGGCCAGGTTCCCAGGAACCTTCGAAGAGCTGGAGAAACCTCTAGTGGCTGCCGTCTGTGTCTTCCAAAAGCGGCTGCTCCAAGGCTTGCAGTATGATGTGCAA ccgcTTTTCAGGGTCCTGTGTACCAAGGCCTGGCTGACACACGACGTGCTGCAGCCCCTCATGGACAAAGTGGTGGCCTTCGCCCATCACCTGGAGCACGTGGCCCCACTGCGGGCACAG GGCTCAGAGGCCACGTGGCTGGGCCAGGCTATCCCATGCGTCGCTGACATTCTCGGCGAGACTTACAAGGACGACATCGGGCGGCACCTGGAGACACTCATCGGGAGCTACCCAGACATCAG GCGGGACCACGTGCTGGCCATTCTGGCGCTGCGCAGACTGGGCCGCCGTCGGAACCAGCGCCTCTTGCAGCAtgcccagagcctgctgaggGCTGCGGCCAAGGCAGAGGGCTCCGGGGCTGCTGGCGGCCGTGTGCTCTTCGAAGAGATCCAAGTGCCTACCTCCGTGGACCTGCTGATCACCTGCATCAAATGCTCCGGGTCTCGGAGGGGGCGGGCCTCAGGTGGGGGGCCGCATTAA